The following coding sequences are from one Neodiprion lecontei isolate iyNeoLeco1 chromosome 7, iyNeoLeco1.1, whole genome shotgun sequence window:
- the LOC107225427 gene encoding ARL14 effector protein isoform X3, whose product MFFTVHFYCAHRVPNQYYRTRSAKKAALSLENGVQSFLKYFDPERSEREKRKLNRRLYPGAKKHVLYDEKGIFFQTGEDLCDCLERSCLGCHFPCPKCKSTKCGHECRSNRKWAYESIENEGSDVVIRNPVLKD is encoded by the exons ATGTTTTTCACCGTCCACTTCTACTGCGCACATCGAGTACCTAATCAATATTAC AGAACTCGATCGGCTAAAAAGGCTGCGCTGTCCCTGGAGAACGGTGtccaatcatttttaaaatacttCGACCCCGAGAGAAGCGAACGGGAAAAACGCAAGCTTAACCGTCGACTCTATCCCGGAGCTAAGAAACACGTTTTGTACGATGAAAAAGGGATTTTCTTCCAAACTGGGGAAGATCTGTGCGATTGTTTGGAACGCAGTTGCCTTGGATGTCACTTCCCGTGTCCTAAATGCAAATCTACCAAGTGTGGACACGAGTGCAG GTCAAACAGAAAATGGGCTTACGaatcgattgaaaatgaaGGAAGCGATGTCGTCATCAGGAATCCAGTTTTGAAAGATTGA
- the LOC107225427 gene encoding ARL14 effector protein isoform X1, whose amino-acid sequence MPELACYLLVTSSVTRDSRILSMLTKCGYAERQLIIRTRTRSAKKAALSLENGVQSFLKYFDPERSEREKRKLNRRLYPGAKKHVLYDEKGIFFQTGEDLCDCLERSCLGCHFPCPKCKSTKCGHECRSNRKWAYESIENEGSDVVIRNPVLKD is encoded by the exons ATGCCTGAGCTTGCCTGTTATCTGTTGGTTACGTCAAGCGTAACACGTGATTCACGTATATTGTCGATGCTGACAAAATGCGGTTACGCCGAGCGACAGTTGATCATTCGCACG AGAACTCGATCGGCTAAAAAGGCTGCGCTGTCCCTGGAGAACGGTGtccaatcatttttaaaatacttCGACCCCGAGAGAAGCGAACGGGAAAAACGCAAGCTTAACCGTCGACTCTATCCCGGAGCTAAGAAACACGTTTTGTACGATGAAAAAGGGATTTTCTTCCAAACTGGGGAAGATCTGTGCGATTGTTTGGAACGCAGTTGCCTTGGATGTCACTTCCCGTGTCCTAAATGCAAATCTACCAAGTGTGGACACGAGTGCAG GTCAAACAGAAAATGGGCTTACGaatcgattgaaaatgaaGGAAGCGATGTCGTCATCAGGAATCCAGTTTTGAAAGATTGA
- the LOC107225427 gene encoding ARL14 effector protein isoform X2, whose translation MTETSSKYNHAYKRCIDYPESSTENLSLFDDWDERTRSAKKAALSLENGVQSFLKYFDPERSEREKRKLNRRLYPGAKKHVLYDEKGIFFQTGEDLCDCLERSCLGCHFPCPKCKSTKCGHECRSNRKWAYESIENEGSDVVIRNPVLKD comes from the exons atGACCGAGACATCCTCCAAATACAACCATGCATACAagcgatgcatcgattatccGGAAAGTTCTACGGAGAATCTTAGTTTGTTCGATGATTGGGACGAG AGAACTCGATCGGCTAAAAAGGCTGCGCTGTCCCTGGAGAACGGTGtccaatcatttttaaaatacttCGACCCCGAGAGAAGCGAACGGGAAAAACGCAAGCTTAACCGTCGACTCTATCCCGGAGCTAAGAAACACGTTTTGTACGATGAAAAAGGGATTTTCTTCCAAACTGGGGAAGATCTGTGCGATTGTTTGGAACGCAGTTGCCTTGGATGTCACTTCCCGTGTCCTAAATGCAAATCTACCAAGTGTGGACACGAGTGCAG GTCAAACAGAAAATGGGCTTACGaatcgattgaaaatgaaGGAAGCGATGTCGTCATCAGGAATCCAGTTTTGAAAGATTGA
- the LOC107225427 gene encoding ARL14 effector protein isoform X5, translating to MVPRTRSAKKAALSLENGVQSFLKYFDPERSEREKRKLNRRLYPGAKKHVLYDEKGIFFQTGEDLCDCLERSCLGCHFPCPKCKSTKCGHECRSNRKWAYESIENEGSDVVIRNPVLKD from the exons ATGGTGCCA AGAACTCGATCGGCTAAAAAGGCTGCGCTGTCCCTGGAGAACGGTGtccaatcatttttaaaatacttCGACCCCGAGAGAAGCGAACGGGAAAAACGCAAGCTTAACCGTCGACTCTATCCCGGAGCTAAGAAACACGTTTTGTACGATGAAAAAGGGATTTTCTTCCAAACTGGGGAAGATCTGTGCGATTGTTTGGAACGCAGTTGCCTTGGATGTCACTTCCCGTGTCCTAAATGCAAATCTACCAAGTGTGGACACGAGTGCAG GTCAAACAGAAAATGGGCTTACGaatcgattgaaaatgaaGGAAGCGATGTCGTCATCAGGAATCCAGTTTTGAAAGATTGA
- the LOC107225427 gene encoding ARL14 effector protein isoform X4, translated as MTDERPMSAYMERRTRSAKKAALSLENGVQSFLKYFDPERSEREKRKLNRRLYPGAKKHVLYDEKGIFFQTGEDLCDCLERSCLGCHFPCPKCKSTKCGHECRSNRKWAYESIENEGSDVVIRNPVLKD; from the exons ATGACTGATGAGCGGCCCATGTCAGCATATATGGAGAGA AGAACTCGATCGGCTAAAAAGGCTGCGCTGTCCCTGGAGAACGGTGtccaatcatttttaaaatacttCGACCCCGAGAGAAGCGAACGGGAAAAACGCAAGCTTAACCGTCGACTCTATCCCGGAGCTAAGAAACACGTTTTGTACGATGAAAAAGGGATTTTCTTCCAAACTGGGGAAGATCTGTGCGATTGTTTGGAACGCAGTTGCCTTGGATGTCACTTCCCGTGTCCTAAATGCAAATCTACCAAGTGTGGACACGAGTGCAG GTCAAACAGAAAATGGGCTTACGaatcgattgaaaatgaaGGAAGCGATGTCGTCATCAGGAATCCAGTTTTGAAAGATTGA